Proteins found in one Miscanthus floridulus cultivar M001 chromosome 4, ASM1932011v1, whole genome shotgun sequence genomic segment:
- the LOC136552613 gene encoding BTB/POZ domain-containing protein At5g48130-like has translation MKLVMGVDLETEVELSPAAKSEVAVFSPYSSPSTALLLQRRVVAWSKETGSPATVRVRLGDRSFDLHKDPLVSKCKYFNEASASLQSGDDDVELPASFPGVSEAFEAIALFCYGDAVALDPFNVAAVRCAAEFLGVAGLGARCDLYINQVVLQSWDDALIVLQRCQPLLPVAEELLIVSRCVESLAFMACMEILDPGEQRRDLQPGAGAATRALVGRRWDAELVKELAARDLWIKDLIALPFDFFQRIVQALRRQGMKEKYVSPVALFYANKWVLSKKTHKFWASTDEAVDGETDANRRAAAILEGVIGLLPAESAAVAAGGAIPVAFYFALLSRSLTLELSDESRTKLREQVASNLQFARVDDLPLPEEEADRSIADSREVREMESIVSNHAASVQRKGAEAVSELWDRYLVQFAGDPKLRPERLAELIGVIPAGDRKTHNHLYEAINTYLVEHRGLSGEEKATLCSHLDCRKLSHEVCIQAVQNERMPLRLIVQALFVQQLHTHRAFTECSDSFRCMHSEELVPGAGGYTPSPGCPAIPTSQPLSSSSPHDSHRGPRDAKLRARDDASDYETASFRIQALEQEIISLKQTLQRHNTLKGSASARREREGKEPSFRVAADAGTPAIIKRRATVSGSCIGSMRWGSQRRCASRILRVFARLAVFGRGRSRGKQSKCSAATEQPNCM, from the exons ATGAAGCTGGTGATGGGGGTGGATTTGGAGACGGAGGTGGAGCTGTCGCCGGCTGCCAAGTCGGAGGTGGCCGTGTTTAGCCCCTACTCCAGCCCGAGCACCGCCTTATTGCTGCAGAGGAGAGTTGTGGCATG GTCCAAGGAGACCGGGTCTCCGGCGACGGTCCGCGTGCGCCTCGGTGACAGAAGCTTCGACCTGCACAAG GATCCTCTGGTGTCCAAGTGCAAGTATTTCAACGAGGCGTCGGCGTCGCTCCAGTCCGGTGACGACGACGTCGAGCTGCCGGCCAGCTTCCCGGGGGTCAGCGAGGCGTTCGAGGCGATCGCGCTCTTCTGCTACGGCGACGCCGTGGCGCTGGACCCCTTCAACGTGGCGGCGGTGCGGTGCGCGGCGGAGTTCCTGGGCGTGGCCGGCCTCGGCGCGCGCTGCGACCTGTACATCAACCAGGTGGTGCTGCAGAGCTGGGACGACGCGCTCATCGTCCTGCAGCGGTGCCAGCCCCTGCTCCCGGTCGCCGAGGAGCTCCTCATCGTCAGCCGCTGCGTCGAGTCGCTGGCGTTCATGGCGTGCATGGAGATCCTCGACCCGGGGGAGCAGCGGCGGGACCTGCAGCCCGGCGCCGGAGCCGCGACGCGCGCGCTGGTCGGACGCCGCTGGGACGCCGAGCTCGTCAAGGAGCTCGCCGCGCGCGACCTCTGGATCAAGGACCTCATCGCGCTCCCGTTCGACTTCTTCCAGCGGATCGTGCAGGCGCTGCGTCGGCAGGGCATGAAGGAGAAGTACGTCAGCCCCGTCGCGCTCTTCTACGCCAACAAGTGGGTGCTCTCCAAGAAGACGCACAAGTTCTGGGCCTCCACGGACGAGGCCGTCGACGGCGAGACCGACGCCAACAGGAGGGCCGCTGCGATCCTGGAGGGCGTCATCGGGCTGCTCCCGGCCGAGTCGGCGGCAGTGGCTGCGGGCGGCGCCATCCCTGTGGCGTTCTACTTCGCTCTGCTGTCGCGATCGCTAACCCTGGAGCTGAGCGACGAAAGCCGGACAAAACTGCGAGAACAAGTCGCGTCGAATCTGCAATTCGCTCGCGTGGACGACCTGCCGCTGCCGGAGGAAGAAGCCGACCGGTCCATCGCAGATAGCAGGGAGGTGAGGGAAATGGAGAGCATCGTGTCAAACCATGCCGCCTCCGTGCAAAGGAAAGGCGCGGAGGCCGTCTCCGAGCTGTGGGATCGGTACCTCGTGCAGTTCGCTGGCGATCCGAAGCTCCGGCCTGAAAGGCTAGCTGAGCTGATCGGAGTCATTCCGGCCGGCGACCGGAAGACGCACAACCACTTGTACGAAGCAATCAACACATATTTAGTG GAGCATCGGGGTTTGTCCGGGGAGGAGAAGGCGACGCTGTGCAGCCACCTGGATTGCCGGAAGCTGTCACACGAGGTGTGCATCCAGGCCGTGCAGAACGAGCGGATGCCGCTCCGGCTAATCGTGCAGGCGCTGTTCGTGCAGCAGCTGCACACGCACCGCGCCTTCACGGAGTGCTCCGACTCGTTCCGGTGCATGCACTCCGAGGAGCTCGTCCCGGGCGCCGGCGGGTACACGCCGAGCCCCGGGTGCCCTGCCATCCCCACCAGCCAGCccctcagcagcagcagcccgcACGATAGCCACCGCGGCCCGCGCGACGCGAAGCTCCGCGCCCGCGACGACGCGTCGGACTACGAGACGGCCAGCTTCCGGATCCAGGCGCTGGAGCAGGAGATCATCTCGCTGAAGCAGACCCTGCAGCGGCACAACACTCTCAAGGGCTCGGCCTCGGCTCGCAGGGAGAGGGAGGGCAAGGAGCCGAGCTTCAGGGTCGCTGCGGACGCGGGCACGCCGGCGATCATCAAACGCCGAGCCACGGTCTCCGGCAGCTGCATCGGCTCCATGCGCTGGGGCTCGCAGCGCCGGTGCGCGAGCAGGATCCTGCGCGTCTTTGCGAGGCTAGCCGTGTTCGGGAGGGGTAGGTCGAGGGGGAAGCAGAGCAAGTGCAGCGCAGCAACAGAGCAGCCGAATTGCATGTAG
- the LOC136550334 gene encoding heterogeneous nuclear ribonucleoprotein 1-like, translated as MEADSGKLFVGGISWETDEDRLRVYFGRFGEVTEAVIMRDRNTGRARGFGFVVFADSGIAERVTMDKHMIDGRMVEAKKAVPRDDQSIASKNNGSSIGSPGPGRTRKIFVGGLASNVTEVEFRRYFEQFGVITDVVVMYDHNTQRPRGFGFITYDSEDAVDKALHKNFHELNGKMVEVKRAVPKEQSPGPIARSPAGGQNYAMSRVHNFLNGFNQGYNPNPLGGYGMRVDGRYGLLTGARNGFSSFGPGYGMGMNVEGGMSGYFGASSGFVNSSNGRQIGSYFNGSSNRLGSPIGYVGLNDDSGSILSSMSRNVWGNGNLNYTGNPTNTNSFAPPGSGGGIAGDEISWGSLTSAHGMGNISSLGSGNLGRGTGDNNFGLPSGNYVRSNSTGTIGEPFSASANAYESNNPGAYGSSSIYGDSTWRFNSSEVDMPPFGHDLGNVDPDIESEISASYMGNYTVNNNQTSRGITS; from the exons ATGGAGGCCGACTCCGGGAAGCTCTTCGTCGGCGGCATCTCCTGGGAGACGGACGAGGACCGCCTCCGCGTGTACTTCGGTCGCTTCGGGGAGGTCACCGAGGCCGTTATCATGCGGGACCGCAACACAGGCCGCGCCCGTGGGTTCGGGTTCGTCGTCTTCGCCGACTCCGGGATCGCCGAGCGCGTCACCATGGACAAGCACATGATCGACGGGCGCATG GTGGAGGCAAAGAAGGCCGTTCCCAGGGACGACCAGAGTATTGCGAGCAAGAACAATGGCAGCAGCATAGGGTCACCTGGACCAGGACGTACTAGAAAGATCTTTGTTGGAGGTCTGGCTTCAAATGTTACCGAGGTCGAATTTAGAAGGTACTTTGAGCAATTCGGTGTGATAACCGATGTGGTAGTGATGTATGACCACAACACGCAGAGGCCTAGGGGCTTTGGTTTCATCACATATGACTCAGAAGATGCAGTGGATAAGGCACTGCACAAGAACTTCCATGAGCTGAATGGTAAAATGGTTGAGGTCAAGAGGGCTGTACCAAAGGAGCAGTCTCCTGGACCTATTGCACGTTCACCTGCGGGAGGGCAGAACTATGCTATGAGCAGGGTTCATAACTTCCTAAATGGCTTCAACCAGGGTTACAACCCGAACCCCCTTGGTGGTTATGGCATGAGGGTGGATGGAAGGTATGGTCTTCTTACAGGTGCACGGAATGGGTTCTCTTCGTTTGGTCCAGGTTATGGAATGGGCATGAACGTTGAAGGTGGAATGAGTGGATATTTTGGTGCAAGTTCTGGTTTTGTCAATAGCTCCAATGGGCGGCAAATAGGTTCTTACTTCAATGGTAGTTCAAACAGATTAGGTAGTCCAATTGGGTATGTTGGCCTTAATGATGATTCAGGATCAATACTGAGTTCAATGTCTAGAAATGTCTGGGGTAATGGAAATCTGAACTACACAGGCAACCCTACAAACACAAATTCTTTTGCTCCACCTGGAAGTGGTGGGGGTATTGCTGGTGATGAAATTAGTTGGGGAAGCCTTACTTCTGCTCATGGGATGGGCAACATTTCAAGCCTTGGATCAGGAAACCTTGGCCGTGGAACCGGAGATAACAACTTTGGTTTGCCTTCTGGAAACTATGTGAGGAGCAATTCAACTGGTACAATTGGCGAGCCATTTTCTGCATCAGCCAATGCATATGAATCGAACAATCCAGGTGCATATGGCAGCAGCTCTATTTATGGTGACTCAACCTGGAGGTTTAACTCATCTGAGGTTGATATGCCTCCTTTTGGTCATGATCTTGGAAATGTTGATCCGGATATCGAATCAGAAATATCAGCAAGCTATATGGGCAACTATACTGTTAATAATAATCAGACAAGCAGAG GTATCACTTCCTAG